One Pectobacterium polaris DNA window includes the following coding sequences:
- the iraP gene encoding anti-adapter protein IraP gives MNNILSHLLIKLAEKEVGEKALNAKVESLEMLISAIVSTLDDSKINELNRKIEGVVADASQRKDDHNYLAFELLAKNINRITTVSLRE, from the coding sequence ATGAATAATATCCTCTCTCATCTTTTAATAAAGTTGGCAGAAAAAGAAGTTGGAGAAAAAGCGCTTAATGCGAAGGTTGAATCGTTAGAGATGCTTATTTCCGCTATTGTTTCAACACTTGATGACAGTAAAATCAATGAGTTAAACAGAAAAATAGAAGGTGTGGTTGCTGATGCCTCACAGCGGAAGGATGACCATAATTACTTAGCTTTCGAACTATTGGCAAAAAACATCAATCGAATCACAACCGTTTCATTGCGGGAATAA
- a CDS encoding CocE/NonD family hydrolase, which translates to MRHHSIASFTRVTVITALFGLTFSSIAAPPNASLQHASLQHQQFDGLIREPLSLQVTLDNGKPAILDAFVTRPVSQTTLPVVVITNGTVGTAEFDRWEMNPNRASSTALAFARHGYAAVTVLREGYGYSSGGAEYLGGSCKQPLHKLAGEKDTRDMLAALAAIRRQPWASQDKAVLAGMSAGGFAVLATSAVNPPGVQAIINFDGGRGSIDGKSLCDRSGLINAFTTYGLTARIPSLWLYSSNDQSFSPEMGRAFSEAYRSGGGKAEFIEMPAFGKNGHVFMDTAPESFWWKTVAGFLAQQHLPYEEVVTLPVMHLASPANLNNSAGKKAFKKYEAARLYEKAFATGKDGAWGTAYWARTGREAAAAAVKSCETFQRKGAASCTVYAINDEVVAK; encoded by the coding sequence ATGCGACATCACTCTATAGCCAGCTTTACCAGAGTAACCGTCATTACTGCATTGTTTGGTCTCACCTTCTCTTCCATCGCCGCACCACCGAATGCTTCACTACAACATGCTTCACTACAACACCAGCAATTCGACGGCCTGATCAGAGAGCCGCTTTCGTTGCAGGTCACGCTGGATAATGGCAAGCCCGCCATACTCGATGCATTTGTCACGCGGCCAGTCAGCCAGACAACACTCCCTGTGGTCGTGATCACGAATGGAACCGTAGGTACTGCCGAATTTGATCGCTGGGAAATGAACCCAAACCGCGCATCGTCGACAGCGCTTGCCTTTGCACGCCACGGTTATGCTGCGGTTACCGTCCTGCGGGAGGGATACGGTTATTCAAGCGGCGGAGCTGAGTATTTAGGCGGTTCCTGTAAGCAGCCGCTGCATAAGCTGGCAGGTGAAAAAGACACCCGAGATATGCTGGCCGCGCTTGCGGCAATAAGACGCCAGCCCTGGGCCTCTCAGGATAAAGCGGTGCTGGCCGGTATGTCCGCAGGCGGCTTTGCCGTGCTGGCAACCAGCGCGGTTAACCCACCCGGCGTTCAGGCTATCATCAATTTTGACGGAGGCCGGGGTTCCATCGACGGCAAATCACTTTGTGATAGATCCGGTTTGATTAACGCATTCACCACGTATGGCCTCACGGCACGCATCCCCTCTCTGTGGCTCTATTCCAGCAATGATCAATCGTTCAGCCCGGAAATGGGCAGAGCCTTTTCTGAGGCCTATCGCAGCGGAGGAGGTAAAGCGGAATTTATTGAAATGCCTGCGTTTGGCAAGAATGGACACGTCTTTATGGATACCGCTCCAGAAAGTTTCTGGTGGAAAACCGTGGCTGGCTTCCTTGCACAGCAACACTTGCCATACGAGGAAGTCGTCACCTTACCAGTAATGCATCTTGCCTCCCCCGCAAACCTTAATAACAGCGCAGGCAAAAAGGCGTTCAAAAAATACGAAGCGGCGCGGCTTTATGAAAAAGCGTTTGCGACAGGCAAGGACGGAGCATGGGGAACGGCATACTGGGCGCGAACTGGTCGTGAGGCCGCTGCGGCAGCCGTCAAAAGCTGTGAAACATTCCAGCGCAAAGGGGCAGCCAGTTGCACGGTCTATGCCATCAATGATGAGGTTGTCGCAAAGTAG
- a CDS encoding multidrug effflux MFS transporter, protein MSTESTSAGMMAKPHSSEGPRLTGKIVALLAGLSAISILSTNIILPAFPDIGEQLGASARELGLTLSCFFITFSLAQLVVGPLSDRYGRKKLVLGGLSLFIVGTVVGGLAGSFETLIVGRVIQALGICAAAVLARAIARDLFDGETLARALSLTMIATAAAPGFSPLVGSVLTITLGWRAIFILVGLAAFVIAVFYANGLGETHPAERRAPNSLSSVIVAYGKLVVDGKFILPALSMSLLMSGLFASFGAAPAILMSGIGLSSLQAGFYFASTVFVVFGAGMAAPRLARRYGPRRIASVGLATALAGGCLLLLGPEAPSLSGYTLSMIVFLWGMGLANPLGTAITMGPFGKEAGLASALLGFLTMGMAAITTWLGSVLTFPAVTTLGGIQATACLIALILFLSGSQTRANGRSKA, encoded by the coding sequence ATGAGTACTGAAAGTACATCCGCTGGAATGATGGCAAAACCCCATTCCTCCGAAGGCCCGCGACTGACCGGAAAAATAGTCGCGTTATTGGCTGGCCTTTCGGCTATTAGCATACTGTCTACCAATATCATTCTTCCGGCATTTCCCGATATTGGGGAGCAGCTTGGGGCGTCGGCGCGTGAACTGGGGTTAACACTCTCCTGCTTTTTTATCACTTTCTCGCTAGCTCAACTGGTCGTCGGGCCGTTGTCGGACCGCTACGGACGCAAGAAACTGGTATTGGGCGGCCTCTCGCTATTCATCGTGGGTACGGTAGTCGGTGGTTTAGCCGGTTCGTTTGAAACGCTGATCGTTGGAAGAGTGATTCAGGCGCTGGGCATCTGCGCGGCGGCAGTGTTAGCACGCGCAATTGCACGCGATCTGTTTGACGGTGAAACGCTGGCGCGAGCGCTATCGCTGACGATGATCGCAACAGCGGCGGCCCCCGGATTTTCACCGCTGGTGGGGAGCGTATTGACGATCACATTGGGGTGGCGAGCGATCTTTATATTGGTGGGGCTGGCCGCTTTTGTCATCGCCGTCTTCTATGCTAATGGGCTGGGGGAAACGCATCCCGCTGAGCGTCGCGCACCGAACTCCCTTTCGAGCGTCATCGTGGCGTACGGCAAGCTGGTTGTGGATGGGAAATTTATCCTTCCGGCACTGTCGATGAGTCTGTTGATGAGCGGCTTGTTTGCCTCTTTCGGGGCTGCACCTGCGATTCTGATGAGTGGGATCGGTCTATCTTCACTACAAGCTGGGTTCTATTTTGCCTCCACCGTGTTCGTGGTCTTTGGTGCTGGAATGGCCGCGCCGCGACTGGCTCGCCGTTATGGCCCGAGAAGGATTGCGTCGGTGGGGCTCGCTACCGCGTTAGCCGGTGGGTGCTTGCTCCTGCTTGGGCCAGAAGCGCCAAGTCTGAGTGGGTATACCTTGTCGATGATCGTATTTCTCTGGGGAATGGGCTTAGCCAATCCACTGGGAACAGCCATTACGATGGGACCTTTCGGGAAAGAAGCAGGCTTGGCATCCGCGCTGCTTGGCTTTTTGACGATGGGAATGGCGGCGATAACAACCTGGCTGGGCTCGGTACTGACGTTTCCCGCGGTCACAACGCTGGGCGGTATACAGGCGACAGCCTGTCTGATAGCGCTGATATTGTTTCTCAGCGGCTCACAGACGAGAGCAAATGGGCGCTCAAAGGCGTAA
- a CDS encoding efflux RND transporter permease subunit, translating to MSEPRFNLSALAVRERAITLFLIILITVAGILSFFELGRAEDPPFTVKQMTIISAWPGATAQEMQDQVAEPLEKRMQELKWYDRSETYTRPGLSFTMLSLLDSTPPSQVQEEFYQARKKLGDEAKNLPAGVIGPMVNDEFSDVTFALFALKAKGEPQRLLVRDAESLRQRLLHVPGVKKVNIIGEQSERIFVSFSHDRLATLGISPQDIFSALNNQNVLTPAGSIETDGPQVFLRLDGAFDTLEKIRNTPIVAQGRTLKLSDVATVSRGYEDPATFLVRNQGEPALLLGVVMREGWNGLTLGKALDAETTKINEGMPLGMTLSKVTDQSVNISSSVDEFMIKFFVALLVVMAVCFVSMGWRVGVVVAAAVPLTLAIVFVVMEASGKNFDRITLGSLILALGLLVDDAIIAIEMMVVKMEEGYGRIKASAYAWSHTAAPMLAGTLVTAVGFMPNGFAQSTAGEYTSNMFWIVGIALIASWVVAVVFTPYLGVKMLPEIKTVEGGHAAIYDTRHYNQFRRLLTRVIARKWMVASTVIVLFVVAILGMGMVKKQFFPTSDRPEVLVEVQMPYGTSIEQTSITTAKIEDWLKQQDEAKIVTSYIGQGSPRFYLAMAPELPDPSFAKIVVLTDSQEAREALKFRIREAAAGGLAPEARVRVTQLVFGPYSPFPVAYRVMGPDPATLREIADKVKTVMQASPMMRTVNTDWGPRVPTLHFTLDQDRLQSVGLTSSTVAQQLQFLLSGVPITSVREDIRSVQVVGRAAGDIRRDPAKIEGFTLVGAAGQRIPLSQIGEVEVRMEDPVLRRRDRTPTITVRGDIAETLQPPDVSAAIVKSLQPIIDTLPAGYRIEQAGSIEESAKATKAMAPLFPIMIAITLLIIILQVRSMSAMVMVFLTAPLGLIGVVPTLLLFNQPFGINALVGLIALSGILMRNTLILIGQIHHNEKEGLDPFHAVVEATVQRARPVLLTAMAAILAFIPLTHSVFWGTLAYTLIGGTLGGTIMTLVFLPAMYAIWFKIRPDNQTHIDKPVSV from the coding sequence ATGAGTGAGCCACGCTTCAACCTTTCGGCGCTCGCGGTGCGCGAACGCGCCATCACACTCTTCCTTATTATCCTGATTACCGTGGCCGGTATTCTCTCGTTCTTCGAACTGGGGCGGGCAGAAGATCCACCGTTCACCGTCAAACAGATGACCATTATCTCCGCATGGCCGGGGGCGACTGCTCAGGAAATGCAGGATCAGGTGGCCGAACCGTTAGAAAAGCGGATGCAGGAACTGAAGTGGTACGACCGCTCAGAAACCTACACGCGTCCGGGACTCTCCTTCACCATGCTGTCGCTGCTCGATAGTACGCCGCCTTCGCAGGTACAGGAGGAGTTCTATCAGGCGCGTAAAAAGCTCGGCGATGAAGCCAAAAACCTGCCGGCGGGCGTTATTGGGCCGATGGTCAACGATGAGTTCTCGGATGTGACGTTTGCGCTCTTTGCGCTGAAGGCGAAAGGCGAGCCCCAGCGTTTGTTGGTTCGCGATGCCGAATCGTTGCGTCAGCGTCTGTTGCATGTGCCGGGCGTGAAGAAGGTCAATATTATCGGGGAGCAGTCTGAACGGATCTTTGTGTCGTTCTCGCATGACCGACTGGCGACGCTGGGGATTTCTCCTCAGGACATTTTCTCTGCGCTGAACAACCAAAATGTACTGACGCCTGCTGGTTCGATTGAAACAGACGGCCCGCAGGTCTTTCTTCGTTTGGACGGCGCCTTCGACACGCTGGAGAAAATTCGCAACACGCCGATTGTCGCACAGGGCAGAACACTAAAACTGTCGGATGTGGCGACGGTTAGCCGTGGCTATGAAGATCCCGCGACCTTTTTAGTCCGTAATCAAGGCGAGCCAGCGCTGTTGCTGGGAGTGGTGATGCGTGAGGGGTGGAACGGTTTAACGTTGGGGAAAGCGCTGGATGCGGAGACCACCAAGATCAATGAAGGCATGCCGCTGGGGATGACGCTGTCGAAGGTTACCGATCAATCGGTGAACATTAGCTCGTCCGTTGATGAATTCATGATCAAATTCTTCGTCGCATTGCTGGTGGTGATGGCAGTGTGTTTCGTCAGCATGGGCTGGCGTGTGGGGGTTGTTGTCGCGGCAGCGGTACCCTTGACGCTGGCGATTGTTTTCGTCGTGATGGAAGCGTCCGGTAAGAATTTCGATCGCATTACATTAGGATCGCTGATTCTGGCGCTGGGGCTGTTGGTGGATGACGCTATTATTGCCATCGAGATGATGGTGGTGAAAATGGAGGAGGGCTATGGCCGAATAAAAGCCTCAGCCTATGCCTGGAGCCATACGGCTGCCCCGATGCTGGCTGGTACGCTGGTAACCGCCGTCGGGTTCATGCCTAACGGTTTCGCGCAGTCCACCGCCGGTGAGTACACCAGCAACATGTTCTGGATAGTCGGCATTGCCCTGATTGCTTCCTGGGTGGTTGCGGTGGTCTTTACACCTTATTTAGGCGTGAAGATGCTGCCGGAAATCAAAACCGTGGAGGGGGGACATGCCGCTATCTATGACACCCGCCATTACAACCAATTTCGCCGCTTATTGACGCGTGTTATCGCGCGGAAATGGATGGTTGCCAGCACCGTTATCGTCTTGTTTGTTGTGGCTATTCTCGGGATGGGGATGGTCAAGAAACAATTCTTCCCAACGTCCGATCGTCCTGAAGTGCTGGTGGAGGTGCAGATGCCTTATGGCACGTCCATTGAACAGACCAGTATCACGACGGCGAAGATCGAAGACTGGCTGAAACAACAGGACGAAGCAAAAATCGTCACGTCCTATATCGGGCAGGGCTCACCGCGTTTTTATTTGGCGATGGCACCTGAGTTACCCGACCCGTCGTTTGCGAAGATTGTCGTGCTGACGGACAGTCAGGAAGCGCGTGAGGCGCTTAAATTCCGTATCCGTGAAGCCGCGGCTGGTGGGCTAGCGCCTGAAGCGCGTGTCCGCGTGACGCAACTGGTGTTTGGCCCGTATTCACCTTTTCCTGTTGCCTACCGCGTCATGGGGCCGGATCCTGCCACCTTGCGTGAGATTGCCGATAAAGTGAAAACGGTGATGCAGGCCAGCCCGATGATGAGGACGGTCAATACCGACTGGGGCCCGCGGGTACCGACGCTGCATTTCACGTTGGATCAGGATCGGCTGCAATCCGTAGGGCTAACATCAAGCACGGTGGCTCAGCAACTCCAGTTCCTGCTCTCTGGCGTCCCGATTACGTCTGTGCGTGAAGACATTCGTTCTGTGCAGGTCGTGGGGCGCGCCGCAGGGGATATTCGCCGCGATCCCGCCAAAATAGAAGGCTTTACGTTAGTTGGAGCGGCTGGCCAACGTATTCCTCTGTCGCAGATCGGTGAGGTCGAGGTACGAATGGAAGATCCTGTGCTTCGGCGTCGGGACCGCACACCGACGATTACCGTTCGTGGTGACATCGCCGAAACGTTGCAGCCACCGGATGTGTCCGCGGCCATTGTGAAATCATTGCAGCCCATCATTGATACGCTGCCCGCCGGATACCGTATTGAGCAGGCAGGCTCGATCGAAGAATCGGCAAAAGCGACCAAAGCAATGGCACCGCTGTTTCCTATCATGATTGCCATCACGCTGTTGATCATCATCCTACAGGTGCGCTCAATGTCGGCGATGGTGATGGTCTTCCTCACCGCACCGCTGGGGCTGATTGGCGTGGTGCCAACGCTACTGCTCTTCAACCAGCCGTTTGGTATTAATGCGCTTGTCGGACTGATCGCGCTATCGGGCATCCTGATGCGTAACACGCTGATACTGATCGGACAAATCCACCATAACGAGAAGGAAGGACTCGATCCGTTCCATGCGGTGGTGGAAGCAACGGTGCAGCGAGCCCGGCCCGTGTTGCTGACGGCGATGGCGGCGATTCTGGCGTTTATTCCGCTTACCCATTCCGTCTTCTGGGGCACGCTGGCGTACACGCTGATTGGCGGGACGTTAGGGGGAACCATCATGACGCTGGTCTTCCTGCCGGCGATGTATGCCATCTGGTTCAAAATACGCCCTGATAATCAGACGCATATCGATAAACCCGTATCGGTATAA
- a CDS encoding efflux RND transporter periplasmic adaptor subunit: MLRLKSTTLAVCLLPLALVACGDATNIDDPRNQPPLVRTATVVSAAETSRSFTGVVVARIQSDLGFRVQGKILERLVDTGESVKRGQPLMRLDPIDLSLQAQAQQQAVTAARARAKQATDDEARYRGLVAAGAISASAYDQIKATAETAKAELSAAQAQADVARNATGYAVLMADADGVVVDTLAEPGQVVSAGQPVIRLARAGQREAVVHLPETLRPVVGSEAMAMRYGSGHPAIPVKLRLLSDAADPQTRTFEARYVLEGALANAPLGSTVTLNIAEDKLSEKVLQVPIAALYDAGKGPGIWSISGEPMKVSWHPVSVLGLGDDTARVTGGLQPGEQIVALGAHLLHEGEAIRMAESRAADTAGNRP, encoded by the coding sequence ATGCTTCGGCTCAAATCCACCACTCTTGCTGTTTGCTTGTTGCCTCTCGCCCTGGTGGCGTGCGGCGACGCTACCAATATTGACGATCCACGCAATCAGCCTCCTTTAGTGAGAACGGCTACCGTGGTGAGTGCCGCCGAGACGTCGCGTTCGTTTACTGGCGTCGTTGTTGCCCGCATTCAAAGCGACCTTGGTTTTCGGGTGCAAGGCAAAATACTTGAACGTCTGGTCGATACCGGCGAAAGCGTCAAACGTGGTCAGCCTTTGATGCGTTTGGACCCCATCGATCTCAGTTTACAAGCACAAGCCCAACAGCAGGCGGTTACCGCTGCGCGGGCTCGTGCCAAGCAGGCTACCGATGATGAAGCACGCTATCGAGGTCTGGTTGCCGCAGGTGCCATCTCCGCGTCAGCGTACGATCAGATCAAGGCAACTGCCGAGACGGCGAAAGCGGAACTGAGCGCCGCACAGGCTCAGGCCGATGTGGCACGCAATGCGACGGGGTATGCCGTTTTGATGGCTGACGCCGATGGCGTAGTGGTCGATACGCTGGCTGAACCGGGGCAGGTGGTCAGTGCCGGGCAGCCTGTTATCCGGCTGGCGCGTGCGGGACAACGGGAAGCTGTCGTACATTTGCCTGAGACGCTACGCCCCGTGGTTGGGAGCGAAGCCATGGCGATGCGATACGGCTCTGGTCATCCTGCCATTCCCGTGAAACTGCGGCTGCTGTCCGACGCTGCCGATCCTCAGACCCGCACGTTTGAAGCACGCTATGTTCTTGAAGGCGCGCTGGCGAACGCGCCGCTCGGTTCCACCGTCACACTCAATATTGCAGAAGATAAGCTATCTGAGAAGGTTCTTCAGGTGCCTATCGCCGCGCTTTATGATGCGGGGAAAGGGCCGGGCATATGGAGTATTTCTGGTGAGCCCATGAAGGTGTCGTGGCATCCCGTCAGCGTGCTTGGGTTAGGTGATGACACGGCAAGAGTCACTGGCGGCCTACAGCCCGGTGAACAGATTGTGGCTTTGGGCGCGCATCTGCTGCATGAAGGCGAAGCGATCCGCATGGCAGAGTCGCGTGCTGCCGACACGGCGGGGAATCGACCATGA
- a CDS encoding TetR/AcrR family transcriptional regulator, which translates to MTKHTNTHPPRGPSDHSVRDQVVEAAKAHFGHFGYEKTTVSDLAKAIGFSKAYIYKFFDSKQAIGEVICASRLAMIMDIVNSAIADAPTASEKLRRLFRSLTEAGSDLFFHDRKLYDIAAVASRDRWPSAAAHEERLRQLIQQILLEGRQSGEFERKTPLDEAADAVYLVMRPYIVPAQLQYNLDEAASAAVLLSSLILRSLSP; encoded by the coding sequence ATGACTAAACATACGAATACACATCCCCCACGCGGGCCGTCGGACCATAGCGTTCGAGATCAGGTCGTGGAAGCGGCCAAAGCGCACTTCGGACACTTTGGATATGAAAAGACAACGGTGTCTGATTTAGCCAAGGCGATTGGTTTTTCTAAGGCATATATCTACAAATTTTTTGATTCCAAGCAGGCGATTGGCGAGGTGATCTGTGCCAGCCGACTGGCGATGATTATGGATATTGTCAATTCAGCGATTGCCGATGCACCAACGGCATCAGAAAAACTGAGACGCCTGTTTAGATCCTTGACGGAAGCGGGCAGTGACTTATTTTTTCACGATCGTAAGCTATACGATATTGCTGCTGTCGCCAGCCGCGATCGGTGGCCTTCGGCAGCGGCACATGAAGAAAGACTACGCCAGCTTATTCAGCAAATTCTTCTGGAGGGACGGCAGTCTGGGGAGTTCGAACGCAAGACGCCACTGGATGAGGCGGCGGATGCTGTCTATCTGGTCATGCGCCCTTACATCGTCCCCGCCCAACTGCAATACAACCTGGATGAGGCGGCGTCTGCTGCGGTGTTACTGTCGTCGTTGATATTGCGTAGCCTGTCACCTTAA
- a CDS encoding efflux transporter outer membrane subunit encodes MLSLRTLSLVVTTSLMAGCAVGPDYHRPDAPLSARYQTQSAAERSVTKAGNATQAADVAVWWESFNDPLLSELVSSALAQNLDLAQASARMSQAQAGLGAATAALLPSGNISGQSARAYQSIETSQGRLLNAVPGYNRYGNAYEADLNASWELDVFGGLRRGRQAALADYQASEAGVAATRLAVAAQTADIYITLRGLQTRLAIATRQVNTQQELLDKVQLLHSKGLAPEYQVRQTEGELAQVQATVPILQTGLDAAMNALDVMLGTPPGTHRAQLSTSQAIPQPPTLIATGTPADLLRRRPDIIVAERHLAASNARIGVAISEYYPKFSLSALLGSATSVSSGNLFSNGASQSTGILGLRWRLFDFGRINAQIDQAKGQEAEALAAYRLSVLRATEDVENAFSALVNRETQAATLTAGETALASARQSSFIAYQKGTSSLIDVLHADETLLQTSDARAQAQTESARAAVATFKALGGGWQLPENTAKTE; translated from the coding sequence ATGTTATCCCTCCGTACCCTTTCCTTGGTTGTGACCACGAGCTTAATGGCAGGTTGCGCCGTTGGGCCGGATTATCACCGCCCAGATGCGCCGCTATCGGCGCGTTATCAAACGCAATCCGCCGCAGAACGATCTGTCACAAAGGCAGGGAACGCGACCCAGGCTGCCGACGTGGCGGTCTGGTGGGAAAGCTTCAATGATCCCTTACTGAGCGAGTTAGTTTCAAGTGCGCTCGCACAGAATCTTGATTTGGCCCAGGCGTCCGCACGCATGAGTCAGGCACAAGCGGGGCTTGGCGCAGCAACGGCGGCGCTGCTGCCATCGGGCAATATCAGCGGACAAAGCGCTCGCGCCTATCAGTCGATTGAAACGTCACAGGGCCGGTTACTTAACGCGGTTCCTGGCTATAATCGCTACGGCAATGCCTATGAAGCCGACCTTAACGCCAGTTGGGAGCTTGATGTATTCGGTGGCCTGAGACGCGGTCGTCAGGCGGCACTGGCTGACTATCAGGCTTCCGAGGCAGGCGTCGCGGCCACACGTCTGGCCGTCGCCGCTCAGACTGCCGATATCTATATCACTCTGCGCGGATTACAAACGCGTCTGGCGATCGCCACTAGACAGGTCAATACGCAGCAAGAACTGCTGGATAAAGTACAGTTACTCCACAGCAAAGGACTGGCTCCCGAGTATCAGGTACGCCAGACCGAAGGGGAATTGGCGCAGGTTCAGGCCACCGTGCCGATTCTCCAGACAGGGCTTGATGCCGCGATGAACGCATTAGACGTTATGCTCGGCACGCCTCCCGGCACCCATCGAGCCCAACTGTCCACCTCACAGGCCATTCCACAACCTCCGACGCTCATAGCAACAGGGACACCCGCCGACCTGCTGCGCCGCAGACCCGATATTATCGTGGCCGAACGCCATCTCGCGGCGTCCAACGCCCGCATCGGGGTAGCCATCAGCGAGTACTATCCTAAATTCTCGCTCAGCGCCTTACTCGGCAGCGCAACATCGGTGTCGAGCGGCAATCTATTCTCCAACGGTGCCAGTCAATCGACGGGCATATTAGGACTGCGCTGGCGACTCTTCGATTTCGGCCGGATTAACGCCCAGATCGATCAGGCGAAGGGACAGGAAGCCGAAGCGCTGGCGGCTTACCGCCTGTCGGTACTCCGTGCGACCGAAGATGTTGAGAACGCCTTCTCGGCTTTGGTTAATCGCGAGACGCAAGCCGCAACGCTAACCGCCGGTGAGACCGCGTTAGCCAGCGCGCGGCAGTCGTCTTTCATCGCCTACCAGAAAGGAACAAGCAGCCTGATTGACGTCCTTCACGCCGATGAAACCCTGCTACAAACCTCCGATGCCCGGGCTCAGGCGCAAACCGAATCGGCACGAGCGGCCGTTGCCACATTCAAGGCGCTCGGCGGCGGCTGGCAGCTGCCAGAAAACACAGCAAAGACAGAATAA
- a CDS encoding lytic murein transglycosylase, which yields MVNNRTQASSMLVMSRVMVLMIGSGVLSACAHTPHECKDISGLLQSHGVTDTSTGLPTPDKSMEQWKAELRQAALSQGITAETFDKALADLTPDSDVVAATQKQPELVTPVWTYLEQRVTPENIAQGKSLLKQYADVVTRINQRYQVDPPLLFAFLSIESHYGANTGNKAVIRSLATLDYYNYRRAFNRQNLIAALRMIQNGNARPEQIKGSWAGAMGMPQFIPASYLQYAVDFDGDRHPDIWTSFPDTLASVANYMQQAKWKAGVPWGIEVNLPSGFDYSLSGMDNQKTVADWQALGVKTAVPRDLTSLSSEKASILLPVGKNGPAFLVTGNFRAILRYNNDVSYALTVGLLSDNYQHDTPVRKPWPRQETPLTRKEREALQILLQEKQLYQGAIDGNIGRGTTQAVRTYQQQEGLPPDGYPDHALLDRLRCQ from the coding sequence ATGGTCAATAACAGAACGCAGGCATCATCCATGCTGGTGATGTCGAGAGTCATGGTGTTGATGATCGGTTCCGGTGTGTTAAGTGCATGCGCTCACACACCTCATGAATGCAAGGATATTAGCGGGTTACTACAATCACACGGCGTCACTGACACGTCCACGGGTCTTCCCACGCCCGACAAAAGCATGGAGCAATGGAAAGCGGAACTGCGCCAGGCGGCACTTTCTCAGGGCATCACGGCGGAGACCTTTGATAAGGCGTTGGCTGATCTGACGCCGGACAGCGACGTGGTAGCGGCCACACAAAAACAGCCTGAGTTGGTCACCCCCGTGTGGACCTACCTCGAACAGCGGGTCACGCCGGAAAATATTGCGCAGGGGAAATCACTGCTTAAGCAATACGCGGACGTCGTGACGCGCATCAATCAGCGCTATCAGGTGGATCCGCCACTGCTGTTCGCCTTCCTCTCCATTGAAAGTCATTATGGTGCCAATACTGGCAACAAAGCGGTCATCCGCTCACTGGCCACGCTGGATTACTACAATTATCGGCGGGCGTTTAACCGGCAGAATCTGATTGCGGCGTTGCGTATGATTCAAAACGGCAATGCGCGGCCAGAGCAGATAAAAGGATCCTGGGCCGGAGCCATGGGGATGCCTCAGTTCATACCGGCCTCTTATTTGCAATACGCCGTTGATTTTGATGGCGATCGTCACCCTGATATCTGGACCTCTTTCCCAGACACGCTGGCGTCGGTGGCAAACTATATGCAGCAGGCCAAATGGAAGGCGGGCGTCCCCTGGGGGATTGAAGTGAATCTGCCCAGCGGTTTTGATTATTCTCTTTCCGGTATGGATAACCAGAAAACCGTCGCTGACTGGCAGGCGCTCGGGGTAAAAACCGCTGTACCTAGAGATCTGACATCGCTGTCTTCGGAGAAAGCCTCGATATTGTTGCCGGTCGGGAAGAATGGCCCCGCGTTTCTGGTAACGGGGAATTTCCGCGCCATTCTGCGGTATAACAATGACGTGTCCTATGCGCTGACTGTCGGCTTGCTGTCGGATAACTACCAGCACGATACGCCAGTACGCAAACCCTGGCCGCGTCAGGAAACGCCGTTAACACGCAAAGAACGCGAGGCGCTGCAAATTCTGCTACAGGAAAAGCAGCTCTATCAGGGCGCAATTGACGGCAACATTGGCCGCGGTACCACGCAGGCAGTCCGCACCTACCAGCAACAGGAAGGGCTACCGCCGGATGGCTACCCCGACCATGCCTTGCTTGACAGGCTGCGCTGCCAGTAA